The Planctomycetota bacterium DNA window AGACGCCCATGGCGATCACGTACTTCGGATCGGGCATCTGCTCGTAGAGCTTGCGGACCACGAGGGCCATCTTCGCGTTGACCGTCCCGGCCACGATCATCAGATCGCTCTGCCGGGGCGAGGCCCGCGGAATGACCCCCAGCCGGTCCCAGTCGTAGCGCGACGCCGCCGTCGCCATCATCTCGATGGCGCAGCAGGCGATGCCGAAGAGCATCGGCCACAGGCTCGAGGCGCGCGCCCAGTTGGCGACCGCGTCCACGGACGTGATGACGATGTTCTTGCCGAACTTTCCTTCGATCAGGCTCATCGGAGCCTCCCGGTCACTTGACCTTGGCGAAATACCGCTGGGCGTCCTTGGTGTTGATCGAGTCCTTTCCGGGGGTCCAGCCGGCGGGGCAGACCTCTCCGCTCTTGACGGCGTGCTGGAAGGCGTCCACGATCCGGAGCGCTTCATCGACGCTGCGGCCCACGTTGAAGAAGTTGACGGTTTCGTGGACGACCTGGCCGTCGGGGTTGATGAGGAAGGTCGCCCGGAGGGCGATCCCCTTGGCTTCGTCGAGGACGCCGTAATCGCGGGAGATCGTCTTGGTGACGTCCGCCGCGATGGGGAACGGCGTTCCGGCGATGCCGCCGCGGTTGCGCGGGGTGTTGTACCACGCCTGGTGGCAGTAGGCGCTGTCGATGGAGACGCCGATCACTTCGACCCCGCGGGACTGGAACTCGCCGTACCGGTCCGAGAACCCGACGATCTCGGTCGGGCAGACGAAGGTGAAGTCCAGCGGATAGAAGAAAAGGAGCACCCACTTGCCCTTGCAGTCGTCGAGGGAGATTTCGCGGATTTCGCCGCGGACGAGGGCCTGGGTCTTGAACTTGGGGGCGGGCTTGCCGACGAGCGTGGCCATGAATTCCTCCTTGCGAATCAGGACCTTGAAGCCGGCGCGGCGGCGCGGTCCTCGCGGAACGCCCGCAGGACCGCCCGCACGATGAACGCTCCGACCCCGTAGACGAGGGTCAGGAGCCACGCGATGCTCCATTCGAACGCCCGCGCCTGCGCCGGGTCGAGCGACTCCTTGCAGCCGGGGCACAAAAACGCCCAGAATTCCGGATTCATCGACGGGATCTCCGGGAAAAGGCCGGGAGAAAGCCGTGTGGGGGCGAAGCGACCGCTTCGGAGAACGAGGCCGGGAAGGCGGGGGCGGACGAACGGTTCGTCAGCGCCGACGGCCGGCCCGGGCCTCGCGCCGGGCGGCGGCTCAGGTGAACGGAGGCCTCATCGCGGACTCTTTATATCCCGGCGGGGCTCGGAGTGCAAGCCCCCCGCGGGCCGCCCGGCGCATTTCGGGAATAAAGCGCTTGAAGAAGCGGTTCGATCCGGATAGAGTGCGCGCGATGCCCCGTCCTTTCGGCTGACGCGCCGGCACGGGCGCGAATGGCGTGGCCATTCCCCGGGCCTGACGGCCGGTTTCTTTTTCCCCCGCTTGCCTTTTCCGCCGGAGGACGGCATGACGCTCGTCTGCGACATCTGGAGCACCGCCAAGAGCGGCGGGTGCGCCGCGAAGCTCAGCCCGCTCGTTCTGCGCGATCTGCGGTCGGCGATCCGCCCGAAAGGCCATCCCGATCTTCTCGTGGGCCTGGACGAGCCCGACGACGCGGCCGTGTGGCGCCTGACGCCGGATCTCGCGCTCGTTCAGACGCTCGACTTCATCACCCCCATCTGCCAGGACCCGCATCTCTACGGTCAGGTGGCGGCGGCGAACTCGCTGTCCGACGTCTGGGCCATGGGGGGCCGGCCGCTGACGGCCATGAACATCTGCTGCTTCCCCGCGCGGGGCGTGGACGCGGAGACGCTGGGCCGCATCCTTCAGGGGGGGCTCTCGAAGATCGAGGAGGCCGGGGCCTTCCTCGTCGGCGGCCACACGGTCCGCGACGACGAACTCAAGTACGGGCTGTCCGTCACGGGGATCGTGCACCCCGAGCGGTACACCCCCAAGGGGGGAGCGCGGCCGGGGGATCTTCTCGTGCTCACCAAGCCCGTGGGAAGCGGCGTCTACGTGAGCGGCGCCAAGCGGGGGCGCGTCTCCGCGGAGCGCCTGCGTCCGGTCCTGGAGAAGCTCGCCGAGCTCAACCGCACCGCCGGGGAAACGATGGTGGAGTTCGGCGTTCGGGGGGCCACGGACATCACCGGGTTCGGTCTGGGCGGGCACGCGCTCGAGATGGCCCGGGCGTCGAAGGCGGGGCTGCGCTTTTTCTTCGAGCGTCTGCCGGTCTTTCCGGAGACGCTGGCGCTGCTCGAGGCGGGGATCACCACGAGCGTCACGGCCAACAATCAGGCGCTTCTCGAAAGCGCGGTGCGGTTCGACCCGGGGCTTTCGGCCCCCGAGCGGGGGCTTCTGGCCGATCCCCAGACGTCCGGAGGGCTTCTTCTGGCGGCGCCGCCGGACCGGGCGGAGCGGCTCGTCGAGACCCTGCGCTCCCGCGGCGTGCGGGACGCCGCGGTCGTCGGAGAGGTTTTCGCCTCGGAGGTTCCCGGCCTCGAGGTGGTTCGGAGGGAACGCTGAGAAAGGAGAACGGCATGCGTGCAGCGGCGGCGGTGTTCGGCGCGGTCCTGTCTTTTCCGGTCTGGGCGTGCGTTCAGGAGAAGGATTTCGGAAAGCGGCCCGACTGGTCGCTGACGCTTCCGGACGGAAAGAAGCTCTCGGCGGCGGATTTCGACGGCAAGGTGCTCATCGTCGATTTCTGGGCCACGTGGTGCCCTCCGTGCCGCAAGGAGATTCCCGGGTTCGTCGCGCTGAAGAAGAAGTACGGGGACAAGGGGCTTGAAATCCTGGGGTTCTCCTACGACCAGGACAAGGCGGTGCACGACCGGTGGGTGAAGGAGAACGGCGTCAACTATCTCTCGGTGGTCGTTCAGGGCGACGAGATCAAGAAGGCGGTGGGGGCTCTGGAGGGGAAGATCGGCCCCGTCGAGGCGCTTCCCACGACGATCGTGCTGAACCGCGCCGGGGAGATCGTCTACAAGCACGTGGGCTACGCGGCGCCCGAGGAGTTCGAGAAGGTGGTCCGGCCGCTGCTCGAGGAGAAGAAGCCGTAGGCGCCGGATTTCTGAAACCCGGTCGCCCGCGGCGTCGTTCTGAAGAATGCCCATGCGGTTCCTTCCTTTCGGCTGAGCCGCCCCCGGCGGCGCTCGGACGGCGTAGCCGTCCACCTTCCGGAAGTTTTCCGAACTCGGTCTTCCCCGAATCCCCCGGGCTCGGGGACCGTGCGGCCTCTTCTTCAAGGACAGGGCGGAGGCGGGCGCGATGAATCGGATCGCAGGCGGCGTCTGGGCTTTTCTTCTCCTGCCGGCGGCGCAGGACAGGGTGAAGGTCGAGGACCTCGTGGAGCTGCGGGCCGAGGCGGCGGCCGACGCCGCCGTGGCCGGCCGTCCGCTCCCGGTGGCGCTCGAGC harbors:
- the nuoB gene encoding NADH-quinone oxidoreductase subunit NuoB, with protein sequence MSLIEGKFGKNIVITSVDAVANWARASSLWPMLFGIACCAIEMMATAASRYDWDRLGVIPRASPRQSDLMIVAGTVNAKMALVVRKLYEQMPDPKYVIAMGV
- a CDS encoding peroxiredoxin, coding for MATLVGKPAPKFKTQALVRGEIREISLDDCKGKWVLLFFYPLDFTFVCPTEIVGFSDRYGEFQSRGVEVIGVSIDSAYCHQAWYNTPRNRGGIAGTPFPIAADVTKTISRDYGVLDEAKGIALRATFLINPDGQVVHETVNFFNVGRSVDEALRIVDAFQHAVKSGEVCPAGWTPGKDSINTKDAQRYFAKVK
- the selD gene encoding selenide, water dikinase SelD; this translates as MTLVCDIWSTAKSGGCAAKLSPLVLRDLRSAIRPKGHPDLLVGLDEPDDAAVWRLTPDLALVQTLDFITPICQDPHLYGQVAAANSLSDVWAMGGRPLTAMNICCFPARGVDAETLGRILQGGLSKIEEAGAFLVGGHTVRDDELKYGLSVTGIVHPERYTPKGGARPGDLLVLTKPVGSGVYVSGAKRGRVSAERLRPVLEKLAELNRTAGETMVEFGVRGATDITGFGLGGHALEMARASKAGLRFFFERLPVFPETLALLEAGITTSVTANNQALLESAVRFDPGLSAPERGLLADPQTSGGLLLAAPPDRAERLVETLRSRGVRDAAVVGEVFASEVPGLEVVRRER
- a CDS encoding TlpA disulfide reductase family protein, with the protein product MRAAAAVFGAVLSFPVWACVQEKDFGKRPDWSLTLPDGKKLSAADFDGKVLIVDFWATWCPPCRKEIPGFVALKKKYGDKGLEILGFSYDQDKAVHDRWVKENGVNYLSVVVQGDEIKKAVGALEGKIGPVEALPTTIVLNRAGEIVYKHVGYAAPEEFEKVVRPLLEEKKP